Proteins from a genomic interval of Crassostrea angulata isolate pt1a10 chromosome 7, ASM2561291v2, whole genome shotgun sequence:
- the LOC128155553 gene encoding zinc finger CCHC domain-containing protein 10-like codes for MASSYGVRPPSFRKKQPSAENFTCQKCLQKGHFTFECTGKRKYVHRESRSKEMAKRMKMDEEKKQAELLNKCTSIQHKKKESKKKKRRSVSSSSSSSSSSSSDSSSDSSSDSSDDDSSSSSSSSSSSSDSDSSSSSSSSSSESEKESKRKKKKKKQRK; via the exons ATGGCTTCCTCGTATGGAGTTCGACCACCTTCATTTAGAAAAAA ACAGCCGAGTGCAGAGAACTTTACCTGCCAGAAATGCCTACAGAAAGGTCACTTCACATTCGAGTGCACAGGAAAACGCAAATATGTTCACAGAGAATCCCGCTCAAAGGAAATGGCTAAACGGATGAAGATGGATGAGGAGAAAAAGCAAGCTGAGCTACT aaataaatGCACTTCGATACAACATAAAAAGAAAGAAtccaagaagaaaaaaagaag GTCTGTCAGTTCCTCTTCCTCCTCAAGTTCCTCATCCTCCAGCGACTCATCCAGTGACTCAAGCTCAGATTCCTCAGATGATGATTCCAGCTCCTCTTCATCATCCTCATCATCTTCATCTGACAGTGATTCTtcttcatcatcttcatcaaGCAGTTCTGAATCTGAAAAAGAATCtaaaagaaagaagaagaagaagaaacagaGAAAGTAA